The Syngnathus typhle isolate RoL2023-S1 ecotype Sweden linkage group LG3, RoL_Styp_1.0, whole genome shotgun sequence genome window below encodes:
- the anp32b gene encoding acidic leucine-rich nuclear phosphoprotein 32 family member B isoform X3, producing the protein MLMENRIHLELRNKTPSEVRELVLDNCKTADGNTEGLTDEFVNLVFLSLIDVGLSSISNIPRLEKLKKLELSDNKISGGLEVLAQKLPNLTHLSLSGNKLKELSTLEPLKKLKHLKSLDLFNCDVTSICDYKDSVFKLLPQLIYLDGYDCEDKEASDSDVEVDGVDDDDDEEGEDEEDEDGEDDDLDEEDEDEDDEEEVEGEEDDDEEEDYGLDGEVDDEEDDEDEDDEDTATGKGEKRKREAEEEDEDEDDEEDD; encoded by the exons GTACGAGAACTCGTCCTCGACAACTGCAAAACGGCCGACGGAAATACCGAAGGCCTCACGGATGAGTTTGTCAACCTGGTTTTCCTCAGTTTGATAGATGTCGGCTTATCATCAATCTCCAACATACCCAGACTAGAAAAGCTCAAAAAG CTGGAGTTGAGCGACAACAAAATCAGCGGCGGCCTGGAGGTCTTAGCACAGAAACTCCCCAACCTTACACATCTAAGTCTGAGCGGCAACAAATTGAAAGAACTCAGCACGTTGGAACCACTG AAAAAGCTGAAACACCTGAAAAGTTTGGACCTGTTCAACTGCGACGTGACCTCCATTTGCGACTACAAGGACAGCGTGTTCAAACTGCTGCCCCAGCTCATCTACCTGGACGGCTATGACTGCGAGGACAAGGAGGCCTCAGACTCCGATGTCGAGGTGGACGGCGtggacgacgacgatgacgaag AAGGagaggacgaggaggatgaggacggAGAGGACGATGACTTAGATGAGGAAGACGAGGACGAAGACGACGAGGAAGAGGTCGAGGGagaagaggatgatgatgag GAGGAGGACTACGGTCTGGACGGGGAAGTAGATGATGAAGAGGACGATgaggatgaagacgatgaag ATACAGCAACCGGCAAAGGTGAGAAGAGAAAGCGGGAAGCcgaggaagaagatgaggacgaggacgacgaaGAGGACGACTAG
- the anp32b gene encoding acidic leucine-rich nuclear phosphoprotein 32 family member B isoform X2, whose translation MLMENRIHLELRNKTPSEVRELVLDNCKTADGNTEGLTDEFVNLVFLSLIDVGLSSISNIPRLEKLKKLELSDNKISGGLEVLAQKLPNLTHLSLSGNKLKELSTLEPLKKLKHLKSLDLFNCDVTSICDYKDSVFKLLPQLIYLDGYDCEDKEASDSDVEVDGVDDDDDEGEDEEDEDGEDDDLDEEDEDEDDEEEVEGEEDDDEVSCEDEEEDYGLDGEVDDEEDDEDEDDEDTATGKGEKRKREAEEEDEDEDDEEDD comes from the exons GTACGAGAACTCGTCCTCGACAACTGCAAAACGGCCGACGGAAATACCGAAGGCCTCACGGATGAGTTTGTCAACCTGGTTTTCCTCAGTTTGATAGATGTCGGCTTATCATCAATCTCCAACATACCCAGACTAGAAAAGCTCAAAAAG CTGGAGTTGAGCGACAACAAAATCAGCGGCGGCCTGGAGGTCTTAGCACAGAAACTCCCCAACCTTACACATCTAAGTCTGAGCGGCAACAAATTGAAAGAACTCAGCACGTTGGAACCACTG AAAAAGCTGAAACACCTGAAAAGTTTGGACCTGTTCAACTGCGACGTGACCTCCATTTGCGACTACAAGGACAGCGTGTTCAAACTGCTGCCCCAGCTCATCTACCTGGACGGCTATGACTGCGAGGACAAGGAGGCCTCAGACTCCGATGTCGAGGTGGACGGCGtggacgacgacgatgacgaag GagaggacgaggaggatgaggacggAGAGGACGATGACTTAGATGAGGAAGACGAGGACGAAGACGACGAGGAAGAGGTCGAGGGagaagaggatgatgatgagGTCAGCTGTGAAGACGAg GAGGAGGACTACGGTCTGGACGGGGAAGTAGATGATGAAGAGGACGATgaggatgaagacgatgaag ATACAGCAACCGGCAAAGGTGAGAAGAGAAAGCGGGAAGCcgaggaagaagatgaggacgaggacgacgaaGAGGACGACTAG
- the anp32b gene encoding acidic leucine-rich nuclear phosphoprotein 32 family member B isoform X1 — protein MLMENRIHLELRNKTPSEVRELVLDNCKTADGNTEGLTDEFVNLVFLSLIDVGLSSISNIPRLEKLKKLELSDNKISGGLEVLAQKLPNLTHLSLSGNKLKELSTLEPLKKLKHLKSLDLFNCDVTSICDYKDSVFKLLPQLIYLDGYDCEDKEASDSDVEVDGVDDDDDEEGEDEEDEDGEDDDLDEEDEDEDDEEEVEGEEDDDEVSCEDEEEDYGLDGEVDDEEDDEDEDDEDTATGKGEKRKREAEEEDEDEDDEEDD, from the exons GTACGAGAACTCGTCCTCGACAACTGCAAAACGGCCGACGGAAATACCGAAGGCCTCACGGATGAGTTTGTCAACCTGGTTTTCCTCAGTTTGATAGATGTCGGCTTATCATCAATCTCCAACATACCCAGACTAGAAAAGCTCAAAAAG CTGGAGTTGAGCGACAACAAAATCAGCGGCGGCCTGGAGGTCTTAGCACAGAAACTCCCCAACCTTACACATCTAAGTCTGAGCGGCAACAAATTGAAAGAACTCAGCACGTTGGAACCACTG AAAAAGCTGAAACACCTGAAAAGTTTGGACCTGTTCAACTGCGACGTGACCTCCATTTGCGACTACAAGGACAGCGTGTTCAAACTGCTGCCCCAGCTCATCTACCTGGACGGCTATGACTGCGAGGACAAGGAGGCCTCAGACTCCGATGTCGAGGTGGACGGCGtggacgacgacgatgacgaag AAGGagaggacgaggaggatgaggacggAGAGGACGATGACTTAGATGAGGAAGACGAGGACGAAGACGACGAGGAAGAGGTCGAGGGagaagaggatgatgatgagGTCAGCTGTGAAGACGAg GAGGAGGACTACGGTCTGGACGGGGAAGTAGATGATGAAGAGGACGATgaggatgaagacgatgaag ATACAGCAACCGGCAAAGGTGAGAAGAGAAAGCGGGAAGCcgaggaagaagatgaggacgaggacgacgaaGAGGACGACTAG
- the anp32b gene encoding acidic leucine-rich nuclear phosphoprotein 32 family member B isoform X4: protein MLMENRIHLELRNKTPSEVRELVLDNCKTADGNTEGLTDEFVNLVFLSLIDVGLSSISNIPRLEKLKKLELSDNKISGGLEVLAQKLPNLTHLSLSGNKLKELSTLEPLKKLKHLKSLDLFNCDVTSICDYKDSVFKLLPQLIYLDGYDCEDKEASDSDVEVDGVDDDDDEGEDEEDEDGEDDDLDEEDEDEDDEEEVEGEEDDDEEEDYGLDGEVDDEEDDEDEDDEDTATGKGEKRKREAEEEDEDEDDEEDD from the exons GTACGAGAACTCGTCCTCGACAACTGCAAAACGGCCGACGGAAATACCGAAGGCCTCACGGATGAGTTTGTCAACCTGGTTTTCCTCAGTTTGATAGATGTCGGCTTATCATCAATCTCCAACATACCCAGACTAGAAAAGCTCAAAAAG CTGGAGTTGAGCGACAACAAAATCAGCGGCGGCCTGGAGGTCTTAGCACAGAAACTCCCCAACCTTACACATCTAAGTCTGAGCGGCAACAAATTGAAAGAACTCAGCACGTTGGAACCACTG AAAAAGCTGAAACACCTGAAAAGTTTGGACCTGTTCAACTGCGACGTGACCTCCATTTGCGACTACAAGGACAGCGTGTTCAAACTGCTGCCCCAGCTCATCTACCTGGACGGCTATGACTGCGAGGACAAGGAGGCCTCAGACTCCGATGTCGAGGTGGACGGCGtggacgacgacgatgacgaag GagaggacgaggaggatgaggacggAGAGGACGATGACTTAGATGAGGAAGACGAGGACGAAGACGACGAGGAAGAGGTCGAGGGagaagaggatgatgatgag GAGGAGGACTACGGTCTGGACGGGGAAGTAGATGATGAAGAGGACGATgaggatgaagacgatgaag ATACAGCAACCGGCAAAGGTGAGAAGAGAAAGCGGGAAGCcgaggaagaagatgaggacgaggacgacgaaGAGGACGACTAG